In the genome of Magnolia sinica isolate HGM2019 chromosome 2, MsV1, whole genome shotgun sequence, one region contains:
- the LOC131237495 gene encoding DNA repair protein XRCC2 homolog isoform X2, whose translation MRYHLQKESEVHGVGAHFLMIDSINAFYWVDRASRPLPSAGDHRRNLSLQSVIETVVQEIRKLLQVQPMLVLATKANILGTGPLESSLKRTPLKGSQQGTSGLITSSSASENHFYRDFMPSVWQSFVTHRILLHASDENFQQRSLPIYFSQWVLPSLNFVDKFIAILKVLQHQAGMEVPEYVLPLTALLTELCYRREKEDLLAQFIITIALSIN comes from the exons ATGCGTTATCATCTCCAAAAGGAAAGCGAAGTACATGGTGTTGGTGCtcatttccttatgattgataG TATTAATGCTTTTTATTGGGTAGATCGAGCTTCTAGACCATTGCCATCGGCAGGTGATCACAG GAGAAATCTCTCTCTTCAAAGTGTGATAGAAACTGTTGTCCAAGAAATTCGTAAGCTTTTACAAGTGCAACCAATGCTTGTATTAGCTACAAAAGCAAATATATTAGGGACGGGACCTTTAGAAAGCAGTCTGAAAAG GACTCCCCTAAAGGGGTCTCAGCAAGGTACCTCTGGTTTAATAACTTCAAGTAGTGCATCAGAAAATCATTTCTATCGTGACTTTATGCCTTCAGTCTGGCAG TCATTTGTTACACACAGGATCCTCCTCCATGCTTCAG ATGAAAATTTTCAGCAGAGAAGTTTGCCAATCTATTTTTCTCAATGGGTGCTGCCATCACTGAATTTTGTAGACAAATTTATT GCAATTTTGAAAGTGCTGCAGCATCAAGCTGGAATGGAAGTTCCAGAATATGTGCTGCCACTTACAGCCCTATTAACGGAATTGTGCTACAGAAGAGAAAAGGAAG
- the LOC131237495 gene encoding DNA repair protein XRCC2 homolog isoform X1 — protein sequence MRYHLQKESEVHGVGAHFLMIDSINAFYWVDRASRPLPSAGDHRRNLSLQSVIETVVQEIRKLLQVQPMLVLATKANILGTGPLESSLKRTPLKGSQQGTSGLITSSSASENHFYRDFMPSVWQSFVTHRILLHASDENFQQRSLPIYFSQWVLPSLNFVDKFIAILKVLQHQAGMEVPEYVLPLTALLTELCYRREKEGVIGHESQPQEQDRRRSL from the exons ATGCGTTATCATCTCCAAAAGGAAAGCGAAGTACATGGTGTTGGTGCtcatttccttatgattgataG TATTAATGCTTTTTATTGGGTAGATCGAGCTTCTAGACCATTGCCATCGGCAGGTGATCACAG GAGAAATCTCTCTCTTCAAAGTGTGATAGAAACTGTTGTCCAAGAAATTCGTAAGCTTTTACAAGTGCAACCAATGCTTGTATTAGCTACAAAAGCAAATATATTAGGGACGGGACCTTTAGAAAGCAGTCTGAAAAG GACTCCCCTAAAGGGGTCTCAGCAAGGTACCTCTGGTTTAATAACTTCAAGTAGTGCATCAGAAAATCATTTCTATCGTGACTTTATGCCTTCAGTCTGGCAG TCATTTGTTACACACAGGATCCTCCTCCATGCTTCAG ATGAAAATTTTCAGCAGAGAAGTTTGCCAATCTATTTTTCTCAATGGGTGCTGCCATCACTGAATTTTGTAGACAAATTTATT GCAATTTTGAAAGTGCTGCAGCATCAAGCTGGAATGGAAGTTCCAGAATATGTGCTGCCACTTACAGCCCTATTAACGGAATTGTGCTACAGAAGAGAAAAGGAAG
- the LOC131237495 gene encoding DNA repair protein XRCC2 homolog isoform X5, with the protein MRYHLQKESEVHGVGAHFLMIDSINAFYWVDRASRPLPSAGDHRRNLSLQSVIETVVQEIRKLLQVQPMLVLATKANILGTGPLESSLKRTPLKGSQQGTSGLITSSSASENHFYRDFMPSVWQSFVTHRILLHASDENFQQRSLPIYFSQWVLPSLNFVDKFIAGIVMVT; encoded by the exons ATGCGTTATCATCTCCAAAAGGAAAGCGAAGTACATGGTGTTGGTGCtcatttccttatgattgataG TATTAATGCTTTTTATTGGGTAGATCGAGCTTCTAGACCATTGCCATCGGCAGGTGATCACAG GAGAAATCTCTCTCTTCAAAGTGTGATAGAAACTGTTGTCCAAGAAATTCGTAAGCTTTTACAAGTGCAACCAATGCTTGTATTAGCTACAAAAGCAAATATATTAGGGACGGGACCTTTAGAAAGCAGTCTGAAAAG GACTCCCCTAAAGGGGTCTCAGCAAGGTACCTCTGGTTTAATAACTTCAAGTAGTGCATCAGAAAATCATTTCTATCGTGACTTTATGCCTTCAGTCTGGCAG TCATTTGTTACACACAGGATCCTCCTCCATGCTTCAG ATGAAAATTTTCAGCAGAGAAGTTTGCCAATCTATTTTTCTCAATGGGTGCTGCCATCACTGAATTTTGTAGACAAATTTATT GCTGGAATTGTTATGGTTACGTGA
- the LOC131237495 gene encoding DNA repair protein XRCC2 homolog isoform X4, with the protein MRYHLQKESEVHGVGAHFLMIDSINAFYWVDRASRPLPSAGDHRRNLSLQSVIETVVQEIRKLLQVQPMLVLATKANILGTGPLESSLKRTPLKGSQQGTSGLITSSSASENHFYRDFMPSVWQSFVTHRILLHASDENFQQRSLPIYFSQWVLPSLNFVDKFIVRDAGIVMVT; encoded by the exons ATGCGTTATCATCTCCAAAAGGAAAGCGAAGTACATGGTGTTGGTGCtcatttccttatgattgataG TATTAATGCTTTTTATTGGGTAGATCGAGCTTCTAGACCATTGCCATCGGCAGGTGATCACAG GAGAAATCTCTCTCTTCAAAGTGTGATAGAAACTGTTGTCCAAGAAATTCGTAAGCTTTTACAAGTGCAACCAATGCTTGTATTAGCTACAAAAGCAAATATATTAGGGACGGGACCTTTAGAAAGCAGTCTGAAAAG GACTCCCCTAAAGGGGTCTCAGCAAGGTACCTCTGGTTTAATAACTTCAAGTAGTGCATCAGAAAATCATTTCTATCGTGACTTTATGCCTTCAGTCTGGCAG TCATTTGTTACACACAGGATCCTCCTCCATGCTTCAG ATGAAAATTTTCAGCAGAGAAGTTTGCCAATCTATTTTTCTCAATGGGTGCTGCCATCACTGAATTTTGTAGACAAATTTATTGTGAGAGAT GCTGGAATTGTTATGGTTACGTGA